One genomic segment of Ipomoea triloba cultivar NCNSP0323 chromosome 9, ASM357664v1 includes these proteins:
- the LOC116030627 gene encoding pentatricopeptide repeat-containing protein At3g61520, mitochondrial-like produces MRGLGAASYRPHQFPKRREIDARVSVLPFSTEAQLNSSPKPPPPPKPISDSSSPILRLVSLLRETGPDDWRTNSQLHEFFHSSPSPNSVLQIARQLGSAEKAQQFFDFFKAQTSPSSPDSFSLSLAFQAIIEHSIRETRCSPTKLYELFCSAKQQNISLSINAAMMLIRCFVEARMFEESLSVFYQLGPESKNMNVVNRLLDALVRGGRLDGALKMLDEMLQPDMRFPPNENTMEIFLSAIWRSDWRGMSVREGEISGLVSRFGEHGLFPNDIWLSKLITKFCRSGRCDIAWDLLHHMIRSGCQVKTGSCNALLAALGREHDFLKMNMLTNEMKEKGIAPNVVTFGILINHLCKLHRVDEALQVFEKMRGASEGISIERDTVIYNTLIDGLCKVGRQEEGVGLMEKMRLEKGCTPNTVTFNCLIDGFCKAGEIERSIKLFYQMTEDGIVPNIITVNTLLDGMCKHGRVGSAMEFFTEMQEKGLKGNAISYSILITAFCSANNIEKAVKLFSEMTESGCYADAVVYYSLISGLSQAGRMDDACLVLSRMKEAGFFLDVTGYNILIGGFCRRNKWEKVHELLQEMEQAGINPDCVTYNTLISFFSKKGEFARAHRLLKKMVGDGMVPTVITYGALIHAYCVAGKLDEAMKLFETMHCSSKLSPNTAIYNSLIESLCKSDKVEDALSLMNDMKDKGVRPNTTTYNSIFKGLQERNWFERAFEVMDEMTANLCNPDYVTMEILTGWLSAIGQSEKLQSFVQGYQVSA; encoded by the coding sequence ATGAGAGGACTCGGAGCTGCTAGCTACCGCCCCCACCAATTCCCAAAACGCCGTGAAATCGACGCCCGCGTTTCTGTCCTCCCCTTCTCCACCGAGGCCCAACTCAATTCTTCGCCtaagccgccgccgccgccaaaaCCAATTTCGGATTCCTCATCTCCCATTCTCCGATTAGTCTCACTTCTCCGAGAAACCGGCCCGGATGATTGGAGGACCAATTCTCAACTCCATGAATTCTTCCACTCTTCTCCATCTCCAAACTCCGTCCTCCAGATCGCCCGTCAATTGGGCTCAGCTGAGAAGGCGCAGCAGTTCTTCGACTTCTTCAAGGCCCAAACTTCACCTTCTTCGCCTGACTCATTCTCTCTTTCCCTAGCATTCCAAGCCATTATCGAGCACTCAATACGGGAGACTCGGTGCTCGCCCACTAAGCTCTACGAGCTCTTTTGCTCAGCCAAACAACAGAATATCTCTCTGTCTATCAATGCGGCGATGATGCTGATTCGATGCTTCGTGGAAGCCCGAATGTTCGAGGAATCTCTATCTGTCTTCTACCAGCTTGGCCCAGAATCGAAGAACATGAACGTGGTAAATAGGCTTTTGGATGCGTTGGTTCGAGGGGGTCGTCTTGATGGTGCATTGAAGATGCTCGACGAAATGCTCCAACCAGATATGCGTTTCCCGCCAAATGAGAATACCATGGAAATTTTCTTGTCTGCAATTTGGAGAAGTGACTGGAGAGGGATGAGTGTGAGGGAGGGAGAAATTTCCGGGCTTGTTTCAAGATTTGGAGAACATGGGCTGTTCCCAAATGATATCTGGCTATCTAAATTGATCACCAAGTTTTGCCGGAGTGGTAGATGTGATATAGCTTGGGACCTTTTGCACCATATGATTAGGTCAGGTTGTCAAGTCAAAACTGGTTCTTGCAACGCCCTTTTGGCCGCGCTTGGTAGGGAGCATGATTTTCTGAAGATGAATATGCTAACAAATGAGATGAAGGAAAAGGGaattgcaccaaatgtggtAACGTTTGGAATTCTTATTAATCATTTATGCAAGCTTCATAGGGTTGATGAGGCATTGCAGGTGTTTGAGAAGATGAGGGGTGCTAGTGAGGGCATTTCTATTGAGCGTGATACTGTCATTTATAATACTTTGATTGATGGCCTGTGCAAAGTTGGGAGGCAAGAAGAAGGAGTGGGGCTGATGGAAAAGATGAGGTTGGAGAAGGGATGTACACCTAATACTGTTACCTTTAATTGCTTGATTGATGGATTCTGCAAAGCAGGAGAGATTGAGAGATCAATTAAGCTTTTTTATCAGATGACCGAGGATGGAATAGTGCCAAACATAATTACTGTTAATACTTTGCTTGATGGTATGTGTAAGCATGGAAGGGTTGGTAGTGCAATGGAATTCTTCACTGAAATGCAAGAGAAAGGTCTCAAAGGGAATGCCATTAGTTATAGCATTCTTATTACTGCTTTTTGCAGTGCAAACAATATTGAAAAGGCAGTTAAATTATTTAGTGAAATGACAGAAAGTGGATGTTATGCAGATGCAGTTGTATACTACAGCTTGATATCAGGGCTAAGCCAGGCTGGAAGGATGGATGATGCTTGCCTTGTTTTATCAAGGATGAAAGAAGCTGGATTTTTCTTGGACGTAACTGGCTATAATATTCTCATTGGTGGATTTTGCAGGAGGAATAAATGGGAAAAAGTTCATGAATTGCTTCAAGAGATGGAACAAGCGGGCATCAACCCTGACTGTGTTACATACAATACATTGATATCATTCTTCAGTAAGAAGGGGGAATTTGCAAGGGCCCACAGGTTGCTGAAGAAGATGGTTGGTGATGGTATGGTGCCTACAGTTATCACTTATGGAGCATTAATTCATGCATATTGTGTGGCGGGTAAACTTGATGAAGCTATGAAACTATTTGAGACTATGCATTGTAGCTCAAAACTGTCACCCAATACAGCGATATACAATTCTTTGATTGAGTCTCTCTGTAAGAGTGACAAAGTTGAAGATGCACTTTCCTTAATGAATGATATGAAGGACAAGGGGGTTAGGCCAAATACAACAACATATAATTCGATCTTCAAAGGTCTCCAGGAGAGGAATTGGTTTGAGAGGGCTTTTGAAGTAATGGATGAAATGACTGCAAACCTCTGCAATCCTGATTATGTTACCATGGAAATCCTCACTGGATGGCTCTCTGCTATTGGTCAAAGTGAGAAGTTGCAAAGTTTTGTCCAAGGATATCAGGTTTCTGCTTAA